One part of the Bacteroidota bacterium genome encodes these proteins:
- the nusG gene encoding transcription termination/antitermination factor NusG, translating to MTTTAEHQEVKITNSPKPADDKRWFVVRAISGKEKKIKQSIEAEIKRMKLTKFVSQVLIPTEKVFQIRAGKKVSKERNFFPGYILVEATLSGEVPHTIRNVPGVLGFLGSKNGEATPLRLSEVNRILGKVDELAETTEKINIPFYVGDTVKIIDGPFNTFTGTIEEVIEEKKKLKVTVKIFGRKTPLELSYMQVEKQ from the coding sequence ATGACAACAACTGCCGAACATCAAGAAGTGAAAATTACAAATTCTCCTAAACCTGCTGATGATAAGCGTTGGTTTGTAGTTCGCGCTATCAGCGGAAAGGAAAAAAAGATCAAGCAAAGCATTGAAGCGGAAATCAAGCGCATGAAACTTACCAAATTCGTTTCTCAGGTTTTGATTCCGACAGAAAAAGTATTTCAGATTCGCGCAGGAAAAAAGGTAAGCAAAGAAAGAAATTTTTTTCCCGGATATATTCTGGTAGAAGCAACCCTTTCTGGAGAAGTTCCGCATACAATTAGAAACGTACCTGGTGTTTTAGGTTTTCTCGGAAGCAAAAACGGGGAAGCCACACCGCTTCGCCTTTCGGAAGTGAACCGCATCCTCGGAAAAGTGGATGAATTGGCTGAGACAACTGAAAAAATAAATATTCCGTTTTATGTGGGTGATACGGTAAAAATAATTGACGGCCCGTTCAACACATTCACCGGAACAATTGAAGAAGTAATAGAAGAAAAGAAAAAACTAAAAGTAACTGTTAAGATTTTCGGACGTAAAACTCCACTTGAACTCAGTTACATGCAAGTAGAAAAACAATAA
- the rplK gene encoding 50S ribosomal protein L11, whose protein sequence is MAKEVGALVKLVIKAGSANPAPPIGPALGAKGVNIMEFCKQFNARTKELGNKMIPAIITVYKDKTFEFILKRPPVAAQLKEAMKIESGSGEPNRKKMGTITLAQIKAIAEDKMVDMNCFKLESAMSMVAGQARSMGINVEGKK, encoded by the coding sequence ATGGCAAAAGAAGTTGGCGCATTAGTAAAACTGGTAATTAAAGCAGGATCTGCAAACCCTGCGCCTCCCATCGGTCCTGCGCTCGGTGCGAAGGGTGTTAACATCATGGAGTTCTGTAAGCAGTTCAATGCCCGCACAAAAGAACTGGGAAATAAAATGATCCCTGCGATTATTACTGTTTATAAAGATAAAACTTTTGAGTTCATCCTTAAAAGACCTCCTGTTGCAGCGCAGTTAAAAGAGGCTATGAAAATTGAAAGTGGTTCCGGAGAACCTAATAGAAAAAAGATGGGCACCATTACCTTAGCGCAGATCAAAGCAATTGCGGAAGATAAAATGGTTGACATGAATTGTTTCAAGCTGGAATCTGCCATGAGCATGGTAGCCGGACAAGCGCGCAGTATGGGAATCAACGTTGAAGGAAAGAAATAA
- the rplL gene encoding 50S ribosomal protein L7/L12: MAELKQLAEQLVNLTVKDVNELAKILKDEYGIEPAAAAAAPVAAGAVAAEKTTFDVILKSGGQAKLQVVKLVKELTGLGLKEAKDLVDAAPKPLKEGISKEDAESLKKQLTEAGAEVEVK, from the coding sequence ATGGCCGAATTAAAGCAACTTGCAGAACAGTTAGTTAACTTGACTGTAAAAGACGTAAATGAATTGGCGAAAATACTTAAGGACGAGTATGGTATTGAGCCTGCTGCTGCCGCTGCAGCACCTGTAGCTGCCGGAGCAGTAGCTGCTGAAAAAACAACTTTTGATGTTATTCTCAAAAGCGGAGGACAAGCCAAACTTCAAGTTGTAAAACTTGTAAAAGAACTTACAGGATTAGGACTTAAAGAAGCAAAAGATCTTGTTGACGCTGCGCCAAAACCTCTTAAAGAAGGTATCTCGAAAGAAGATGCTGAGTCATTGAAAAAACAATTGACCGAAGCAGGAGCAGAAGTTGAAGTTAAGTAA
- the rpoB gene encoding DNA-directed RNA polymerase subunit beta, whose product MAAPKKNPRINFASSKHQIDYPDFLEIQVKSFKEFMQVDTTPENRKNEGLFKVFSENFPISDARNNFVLEFLDYYVDPTRYSIDECLERGLTYNVPLKARLRLSCTDPEHEDFKTVIQDVYLGTIPYMTPKGSFIVNGAERVIVSQLHRSPGVFFGQNRHPNGSRLYSARVIPFKGAWIEFATDINNVMYAYIDRKKKLPVTTMLRAIGFENDKQILELFNLADEITVNKPSLKKAVGRKLAARVLKTWVEDFVDEDTGEVVSIERNEILIERETIISEEHIETIINANVKTIILHKEDKEFSDYTIIYNTLQKDPTNSEKEAVEYIYRLLRNAEPPDEETAKAVIERLFFSDKRYDLGEVGRYRLNKKLNLEIPPTVRVLTKEDMVAIIKFLIQLINLKVNVDDIDHLSNRRVRTVGEQLSSQFGVGLARMARTIRERMNVRDNEVFTPIDLINAKTLSSVINSFFGTNQLSQFMDQTNPLAEITHKRRLSALGPGGLSRERAGFEVRDVHYTHYGRLCTIETPEGPNIGLISSLCVYAKINKLGFIETPYRTVTDGRADLNKPIIYLTAEEEDEKAIAQSMIEMDEKGKIKEGKVKTRFEGNYPLVDPDKVNLMDVAPNQIASIAASLIPFLEHDDANRALMGSNMMRQAVPLLRPEAPIIGTGLERKVAMDSRSILTAEYDGVVEYVDAKEVTIRYTRDEDEKLLSFEDDIRTYNIIKFRKTNQSTCVNLRPVVRLGDKVKKGQILSEGYGTQDGELALGRNLTVAFMPWKGYNFEDAIVISERIVREDIFTSIHVDEYSLEVRETKRGMEELTSDIPNVSEEATKNLDERGIIRVGCEVKEGDILIGKITPKGETDPSPEEKLLRAIFGDKAGDVKDASLRMPSSTYGMVMETKLFSRLVKDKKAKSDEKDVLDKIDKEFNHKFAELKLMLVGKLMKLVGGKSSQGVYNYLKEELIDRGTKFTEKLLNKVDDYTEVNPYKWTTNKEVNEQVYEILHNYRVKYNEILGEHKRRKFAVQVGDELPAGIIQLAKVYITQKRKLKVGDKMAGRHGNKGIVARIVRDEDMPYLEDGTPVDVVLNPLGVPSRMNLGQIYETVLGWAGQKLDMKFSTPIFDGASIDEINSYTDQAGLPRNGKTYLHDGQSGIRFDQPATVGVIYILKLHHMVDDKMHARSIGPYSLITQQPLGGKAQFGGQRFGEMEVWALEAFGAAHILQEILTVKSDDVSGRTKTYEAIVKGDNLPIPGIPESFNVLMHELRGLGLNLALHD is encoded by the coding sequence ATGGCAGCACCAAAGAAAAACCCCCGCATAAATTTCGCCAGCTCAAAACATCAGATTGATTATCCTGACTTTCTCGAAATCCAGGTAAAGTCCTTCAAGGAATTCATGCAAGTGGATACCACTCCTGAAAACAGGAAAAACGAAGGGCTCTTCAAAGTTTTCTCCGAAAACTTTCCAATCTCCGATGCACGAAATAATTTCGTGTTAGAGTTTCTTGATTACTATGTGGACCCAACAAGATATTCCATTGATGAATGTCTTGAAAGAGGTTTAACCTATAATGTTCCGCTGAAAGCGCGCCTCCGCCTTTCGTGCACCGATCCTGAACACGAAGACTTCAAAACAGTTATTCAGGATGTGTATCTAGGAACCATTCCGTACATGACTCCGAAAGGAAGTTTCATTGTCAACGGTGCTGAGCGTGTTATTGTATCACAACTTCATCGTTCGCCCGGAGTTTTCTTCGGACAGAACCGCCACCCGAATGGAAGCCGCCTCTACTCTGCCCGCGTTATCCCTTTCAAAGGAGCGTGGATTGAATTCGCCACAGACATTAATAACGTGATGTACGCGTACATTGACAGAAAGAAAAAACTCCCAGTTACCACCATGCTTCGCGCGATAGGATTTGAAAACGATAAGCAGATTCTTGAACTCTTTAATCTCGCAGATGAAATCACAGTCAACAAACCTTCTCTCAAAAAAGCGGTTGGACGAAAATTAGCCGCACGTGTTCTGAAAACATGGGTTGAAGATTTTGTGGATGAAGATACCGGTGAAGTTGTTTCCATTGAGCGTAACGAAATATTAATTGAGCGCGAAACTATTATTTCTGAAGAGCACATTGAAACGATTATCAACGCCAATGTGAAAACAATTATTCTTCATAAAGAAGACAAAGAGTTCAGCGATTACACTATTATTTACAACACGCTTCAGAAAGATCCGACCAATTCTGAAAAAGAAGCGGTAGAATATATTTACCGCTTGCTCCGCAATGCAGAACCACCGGATGAAGAAACAGCAAAAGCGGTTATTGAAAGACTCTTCTTCTCCGACAAACGTTATGATTTAGGAGAAGTAGGTCGTTACCGCCTTAACAAAAAATTGAATCTGGAAATTCCTCCAACCGTTCGCGTGCTTACAAAAGAAGACATGGTTGCAATCATCAAGTTTTTGATTCAACTTATCAATTTGAAAGTAAACGTAGATGATATTGACCACCTGAGCAACAGGCGAGTACGAACAGTTGGCGAGCAGTTGTCATCTCAGTTTGGAGTGGGTCTTGCCCGTATGGCGCGTACCATCCGCGAGCGGATGAACGTTCGCGACAACGAGGTGTTCACACCGATTGATTTGATTAACGCGAAAACACTTTCGTCAGTTATCAATTCATTCTTCGGAACAAACCAGCTCTCTCAGTTCATGGATCAGACAAATCCGCTGGCTGAGATTACACACAAGCGCAGATTATCGGCTCTTGGTCCGGGAGGTCTGTCAAGAGAGCGCGCGGGCTTCGAGGTTCGTGACGTACACTATACTCACTATGGACGCCTCTGCACTATTGAAACTCCAGAAGGTCCGAACATCGGTTTGATTTCTTCTCTCTGTGTTTATGCGAAGATTAACAAACTTGGATTTATCGAAACTCCATACCGAACAGTTACAGATGGAAGAGCTGATTTAAACAAGCCGATTATTTATCTGACTGCTGAAGAAGAAGACGAAAAAGCAATTGCTCAGTCCATGATCGAAATGGACGAGAAAGGAAAAATCAAAGAAGGAAAAGTAAAAACCCGTTTCGAAGGAAACTATCCGCTTGTTGATCCTGACAAAGTGAATCTGATGGACGTTGCGCCCAACCAGATTGCTTCTATTGCTGCCTCACTCATTCCGTTTCTTGAGCACGATGACGCCAACCGCGCGCTGATGGGTTCTAACATGATGCGCCAGGCAGTTCCGCTTCTCCGCCCTGAGGCACCGATTATCGGAACAGGACTCGAAAGAAAAGTTGCAATGGACTCGCGCTCAATCCTCACCGCAGAATATGATGGCGTGGTAGAATATGTTGACGCGAAAGAAGTCACCATTCGTTATACACGTGATGAAGATGAAAAACTGTTGAGCTTCGAAGACGATATCAGAACATATAATATTATAAAGTTCCGCAAAACAAATCAAAGCACTTGCGTGAATCTCCGACCTGTTGTCCGATTAGGAGACAAGGTGAAGAAAGGACAAATACTGAGCGAAGGTTACGGAACCCAGGATGGAGAACTTGCGCTCGGAAGAAACCTCACCGTTGCTTTCATGCCCTGGAAAGGATATAACTTTGAGGATGCCATTGTAATTTCTGAACGGATTGTCCGCGAAGATATTTTCACCTCCATTCATGTGGATGAATATTCGCTGGAAGTGCGCGAAACAAAACGCGGCATGGAAGAACTCACTTCTGATATTCCGAACGTGAGCGAAGAAGCCACAAAAAATCTTGACGAGCGCGGAATCATCCGCGTGGGCTGCGAAGTGAAAGAAGGCGATATCCTCATCGGAAAAATAACTCCAAAGGGAGAAACTGATCCTTCGCCCGAAGAAAAACTTCTCCGTGCCATCTTTGGCGACAAAGCCGGAGATGTGAAAGACGCTTCACTCAGAATGCCTTCGTCCACTTACGGAATGGTGATGGAAACAAAACTATTCTCCCGTTTGGTTAAAGACAAAAAAGCGAAATCAGACGAGAAAGATGTGCTTGATAAGATTGACAAGGAGTTCAACCACAAGTTTGCTGAGTTGAAATTAATGCTGGTAGGAAAACTTATGAAACTTGTTGGAGGAAAATCTTCTCAGGGAGTTTACAATTACCTGAAAGAAGAATTGATTGACCGCGGAACAAAGTTCACTGAAAAACTTTTGAATAAGGTTGACGATTACACAGAAGTTAATCCATATAAATGGACAACCAACAAAGAAGTGAATGAACAGGTATATGAGATTCTTCATAATTACAGAGTGAAGTACAACGAAATCCTTGGCGAGCACAAGCGCAGAAAATTTGCTGTGCAGGTGGGCGATGAATTACCAGCCGGAATCATTCAGCTCGCAAAAGTTTATATCACACAAAAGCGCAAACTCAAAGTAGGAGATAAAATGGCAGGGCGCCACGGTAATAAAGGCATTGTTGCCAGAATTGTGCGCGATGAAGATATGCCCTACCTTGAAGACGGAACACCTGTTGATGTGGTGCTCAATCCGCTTGGCGTGCCTTCGCGTATGAATCTGGGGCAGATTTACGAAACCGTGCTCGGATGGGCAGGGCAGAAACTTGATATGAAGTTCTCCACGCCTATTTTTGACGGAGCTTCTATTGACGAAATAAATTCTTACACGGATCAGGCAGGATTGCCCCGCAATGGAAAAACATATTTGCATGACGGGCAATCAGGCATTCGTTTTGACCAGCCCGCAACCGTTGGCGTGATTTATATTCTCAAACTCCATCACATGGTGGATGACAAAATGCACGCGCGTTCTATCGGACCTTATTCACTTATCACACAACAACCATTGGGAGGTAAGGCGCAGTTTGGCGGGCAACGGTTTGGTGAGATGGAAGTGTGGGCGCTCGAAGCATTTGGCGCTGCGCACATCCTGCAGGAAATCCTCACTGTGAAATCAGATGATGTGTCGGGAAGAACAAAAACATACGAAGCAATTGTGAAAGGAGATAACCTCCCTATTCCCGGAATTCCTGAATCATTCAACGTATTGATGCATGAGTTGCGCGGATTAGGGTTGAACCTTGCGCTGCATGATTAA
- a CDS encoding 50S ribosomal protein L1 → MAKLTKKRKAIIDKFDATKVYNLRDAANIVKEVTTTKFDASVDISVRLGIDTAKGQIVRGTVAMPHGIGKSVRVLVLCTPDKDAEAKAAGADHVGLDEYVEKIKNGWTDIDVIVCTPAVMGKVGALGKVLGPRGLMPNPKSGTVTMEVGKAVKEVKAGKIDFKADKQGIVHASIGKVSFDADKIADNANELLQTIAKLKPAASKGTYIRSIVMSSTMSPGVKIDSKIVG, encoded by the coding sequence ATGGCAAAGTTGACCAAAAAAAGAAAAGCGATTATCGACAAGTTTGATGCAACAAAGGTGTATAACCTTCGCGATGCGGCTAATATCGTTAAAGAAGTAACCACTACCAAGTTTGATGCTTCTGTTGACATCAGCGTTCGTTTAGGCATTGACACCGCAAAAGGGCAGATCGTTCGCGGAACAGTGGCAATGCCTCACGGTATCGGAAAATCAGTTCGCGTGCTTGTTCTTTGCACTCCTGATAAAGATGCGGAAGCAAAAGCAGCAGGCGCTGATCACGTTGGACTGGATGAATATGTAGAAAAAATAAAAAACGGATGGACAGACATTGACGTAATTGTTTGCACACCCGCTGTAATGGGAAAAGTAGGTGCGCTTGGAAAAGTTCTCGGACCCCGCGGACTCATGCCTAACCCAAAATCAGGAACAGTGACCATGGAAGTTGGAAAAGCGGTAAAAGAAGTGAAAGCAGGCAAGATTGATTTTAAAGCTGACAAACAGGGAATCGTTCATGCTTCCATCGGAAAAGTTTCGTTTGATGCGGATAAAATTGCTGATAACGCAAACGAATTACTTCAGACAATTGCAAAATTAAAACCGGCTGCTTCCAAAGGAACATATATAAGGAGTATCGTAATGTCCAGCACGATGAGCCCTGGCGTTAAGATTGATTCGAAAATTGTCGGCTAA
- a CDS encoding 50S ribosomal protein L10, with the protein MNKQEKNKMIDSLSTMLKENTHFYLTDTSGLTVEKTSKLRRMCFEKDVKILVVKNTLLSKAMEKTGNPIYEPFHDTLKGTTAIMFSAVANAPAKIMKEFRIGGGNKPTLKSAWVEESVYIGHNQLETLAGIKSKNEMIGEIIGLLQSPIRTIIGGLLNKKSGEETAPAQN; encoded by the coding sequence ATGAACAAACAAGAAAAAAATAAGATGATAGATTCTCTCTCCACTATGTTGAAAGAGAACACGCACTTCTATCTCACAGATACTTCCGGACTTACTGTGGAGAAGACAAGCAAGTTAAGACGCATGTGTTTTGAAAAAGATGTCAAGATTCTTGTAGTTAAGAATACTCTTCTTAGCAAAGCCATGGAAAAAACAGGCAATCCTATTTATGAACCATTTCATGATACATTGAAAGGAACTACTGCCATCATGTTTTCTGCAGTTGCAAATGCACCTGCAAAGATTATGAAGGAGTTTAGAATTGGTGGTGGAAATAAACCAACTCTTAAATCCGCTTGGGTAGAAGAATCAGTTTATATCGGACACAACCAATTAGAAACGCTTGCAGGCATCAAGAGTAAGAATGAAATGATTGGAGAAATTATTGGATTGCTCCAGTCTCCTATAAGAACAATCATTGGCGGATTACTCAATAAAAAATCAGGAGAAGAAACTGCTCCTGCTCAAAATTAA
- the rpoC gene encoding DNA-directed RNA polymerase subunit beta', with amino-acid sequence MTYMQKSSKPKSNFTKVTISLASPELILEWSHGEVTKPETINYRTYKPERDGLFCERIFGPVKDWECHCGKYKRIRYKGIVCDRCGVEVTEKKVRRERMGHINLVVPVIHIWYFRSLPNKIGALLGLPTKKLEMIIYYERYVVINAGAAASDTVKYLDFLSEEEYIKVLDSLPKDNQHLDDKDPNKFVAKMGGEAIIDLMNRLDLDALSYTLRNTANTELSQQKKNEALKRLQVVEAFRQANKRVENKPEWTVIKTLPVIPPELRPLVPLDGGRFATSDLNDLYRRVIIRNNRLKRLLEIKAPEVILRNEKRMLQESVDSLFDNSRKASAVKTDANRPLKSLSDSLKGKQGRFRQNLLGKRVDYSGRSVIVVGPELKLHECGLPKDMAAELFKPFIIRKLLERGVVKTVKSAKKIVDRKEGIVWDILENMMKGHPVLLNRAPTLHRLGIQAFQPKLIEGKAIQLHPLVCTAFNADFDGDQMAVHVPLSHAAVLEAQILMLASHNILNPANGAPVAVPSQDMVLGLYYMTKGRKNSKEHKVKGEGIIFYSPEEVIIAYNEGKVDLHAYIKVKVDNAKNEKGQFVTQIIETTVGRVMFNQVAPKEVGFLNDIMTKKILRDIIGDVLKVAGTAKAAKFLDDIKELGYLHAFKGGLSFNMDDVMVSEDKPKLIAEAYKEVAEVVENYNQGFITNNERYNQVIDIWTHTNSKLTKKVMDKLSNDKQGFNSIYMMLDSGARGSKEQIRQLSGMRGLMARPSKSSGGGGEIIENPVISNFREGLSIHEYFISTHGARKGLADTALKTADAGYLTRRLVDVAQDVIITVEDCGTLRGLLATPLKKNEEVVEPLYDRILGRVTLADVVHPLTGKLIIKGGEEITEDYAAEIENSPIESVEIRSVLTCEAKLGACAKCYGRNLSSGRMVQKGEAVGVIAAQSIGEPGTQLTLRTFHVGGVAGLGVMSSSQIETKYDGLVEIDELRTVDRKNSDGKKVKVVIVRSAELRIVDPHTKIALTTGYIPYGAQLYVENGDKVKKGTVICDWDPYNAVIISEFPGKVEFENIEEGITFREEFDEQTGFREKVITETKDKTKNPTIKVTDKKGEVLKSYNIPVSAHISVNAGDAIESGQILVKIPRTTGKSGDITGGLPRVTELFEARNPSSPAVVAEIDGIVTFGKIKRGNREVQVEAKTGEIKKYLVQLSKHILVQENDFVKAGEQLTDGSTAPADILAIKGPTAVQEYLVNEVQEVYRLQGVKINDKHFEVIVRQMMRKVEIDDAGDTIFLPKQFANRADFMDENDRLFGAKIITEGGDSQTMKAGMIVSARNLRDEISALKRKDAKVVEARDCVLATARPILQGITRASLQTNSFISAASFQETTKVLSEATIAGRMDDLSGLKENVIVGHLIPAGTGLREYEKIIVGSKEEFDRLMASKTENAETEKQEA; translated from the coding sequence ATAACCTATATGCAAAAAAGCAGCAAACCCAAAAGCAACTTCACCAAGGTTACCATTTCTTTGGCTTCTCCGGAACTGATTCTGGAGTGGAGCCACGGTGAAGTAACAAAGCCGGAAACAATCAACTACCGAACTTACAAGCCCGAGCGCGATGGTCTGTTTTGCGAACGCATTTTTGGTCCTGTAAAGGATTGGGAATGCCACTGCGGAAAATACAAGCGCATCCGCTATAAAGGAATTGTTTGCGACCGCTGCGGTGTGGAGGTAACAGAAAAAAAAGTTCGCAGAGAACGCATGGGGCATATCAACCTCGTTGTTCCTGTCATTCATATCTGGTATTTCCGCTCCCTTCCGAATAAAATTGGCGCGCTGCTTGGGCTTCCTACTAAAAAACTGGAGATGATTATTTATTACGAGCGTTATGTGGTGATAAATGCGGGCGCGGCAGCAAGCGATACCGTAAAATACCTCGACTTCCTCAGCGAAGAAGAATACATCAAGGTTCTTGACTCGCTTCCGAAAGACAATCAGCACCTTGATGACAAAGACCCGAATAAATTTGTTGCCAAGATGGGAGGAGAAGCGATTATTGATTTGATGAACCGTTTAGATCTTGATGCGCTATCCTACACACTTCGCAACACCGCCAACACAGAACTTTCGCAGCAGAAGAAAAACGAAGCGCTCAAGCGACTGCAGGTAGTGGAAGCATTCCGCCAGGCAAACAAGCGTGTGGAAAATAAACCGGAGTGGACAGTGATTAAAACGCTGCCTGTTATTCCACCGGAACTTCGCCCGCTGGTGCCTTTGGATGGCGGCCGTTTTGCAACTTCTGATTTGAATGATTTATACCGCAGGGTTATCATCCGCAACAATCGTTTGAAACGCCTTTTGGAAATCAAAGCGCCTGAAGTAATTCTGCGCAATGAGAAGCGTATGTTACAGGAATCGGTTGACTCTCTCTTTGATAATTCACGCAAGGCAAGCGCAGTGAAAACAGATGCAAACCGCCCGCTGAAATCTCTTTCAGATTCTTTGAAAGGAAAACAAGGTCGCTTCCGTCAGAACTTACTCGGAAAACGCGTTGACTATTCCGGTCGTTCCGTTATCGTGGTAGGACCTGAATTAAAATTGCATGAGTGCGGGCTTCCAAAAGATATGGCTGCGGAATTATTCAAACCGTTTATCATCCGCAAATTGTTAGAGCGCGGAGTGGTGAAAACAGTTAAGTCAGCAAAGAAAATTGTAGATAGAAAAGAAGGAATTGTATGGGATATTCTGGAAAACATGATGAAAGGACATCCCGTTCTTCTCAACCGTGCTCCTACCCTGCACCGATTAGGCATTCAGGCATTCCAGCCAAAATTGATTGAAGGAAAAGCAATTCAATTGCATCCGCTGGTTTGTACAGCCTTCAATGCCGACTTTGACGGTGACCAAATGGCAGTGCACGTTCCGCTCAGCCATGCGGCTGTTCTTGAAGCGCAAATTCTCATGCTCGCTTCTCACAACATTCTGAACCCTGCCAATGGCGCTCCAGTAGCCGTTCCTTCACAGGACATGGTGCTTGGATTGTATTACATGACAAAAGGAAGAAAGAACAGCAAAGAGCATAAAGTGAAAGGAGAAGGAATCATTTTCTACTCTCCTGAAGAAGTAATCATTGCCTATAACGAAGGCAAAGTTGATTTGCACGCTTACATAAAAGTAAAAGTTGACAACGCGAAAAATGAAAAAGGACAATTCGTAACGCAAATCATTGAAACCACTGTTGGAAGAGTGATGTTTAACCAGGTGGCTCCGAAAGAAGTGGGCTTCCTGAATGACATCATGACAAAAAAAATACTGCGTGATATTATCGGAGATGTTTTGAAAGTTGCCGGAACAGCGAAAGCCGCCAAGTTCCTTGATGACATCAAAGAACTCGGATACCTGCACGCATTCAAAGGCGGATTGTCATTTAACATGGATGACGTGATGGTTTCTGAAGACAAACCAAAACTAATTGCCGAAGCATATAAAGAAGTGGCAGAAGTGGTGGAAAATTATAATCAGGGTTTCATCACCAACAACGAGCGTTACAATCAGGTTATTGATATCTGGACGCATACCAATTCAAAGCTCACTAAAAAAGTAATGGATAAACTCTCTAACGACAAGCAGGGCTTTAATTCCATTTACATGATGCTGGATTCGGGCGCAAGAGGTTCTAAAGAACAGATTCGCCAGCTCAGCGGAATGCGTGGACTGATGGCGCGTCCTTCCAAATCAAGCGGTGGCGGTGGAGAAATTATTGAGAACCCCGTTATCTCCAACTTCCGTGAAGGGCTTTCCATTCATGAATACTTTATTTCAACGCACGGTGCACGTAAAGGATTGGCCGACACTGCCCTGAAAACAGCCGATGCAGGATACCTCACAAGGCGTTTGGTTGACGTTGCGCAGGATGTTATAATCACTGTTGAAGATTGCGGAACATTGCGCGGTCTTTTGGCAACTCCTTTGAAAAAGAACGAAGAAGTGGTTGAGCCGTTGTATGACCGCATACTCGGGCGCGTAACACTTGCAGATGTAGTTCATCCGCTCACCGGAAAACTCATTATCAAAGGCGGTGAAGAAATCACTGAAGATTACGCTGCTGAAATTGAAAATTCCCCTATAGAATCTGTTGAAATCCGTTCCGTGCTTACCTGCGAAGCCAAATTAGGCGCTTGCGCAAAATGTTACGGACGAAATCTTTCTTCCGGAAGAATGGTTCAGAAGGGAGAAGCCGTAGGCGTTATTGCCGCACAATCCATTGGTGAACCCGGCACTCAGTTAACACTCCGAACCTTCCACGTGGGCGGTGTAGCCGGACTGGGCGTAATGTCATCCTCACAGATTGAAACCAAATACGATGGTCTTGTTGAGATTGATGAATTAAGAACCGTTGACAGAAAAAATTCAGACGGTAAAAAAGTGAAAGTGGTGATTGTGCGTTCAGCTGAACTTAGAATTGTTGATCCACACACAAAAATAGCCCTCACAACCGGATACATTCCTTATGGCGCTCAACTCTATGTTGAGAATGGCGACAAGGTGAAGAAAGGAACCGTTATCTGCGACTGGGATCCATACAATGCAGTTATCATTTCTGAATTCCCGGGCAAAGTTGAATTTGAAAACATTGAAGAAGGAATTACTTTCCGTGAAGAGTTTGACGAACAAACGGGCTTCCGCGAAAAAGTAATTACAGAAACCAAAGACAAAACAAAAAACCCAACCATCAAGGTAACTGACAAAAAAGGTGAAGTACTGAAATCATACAACATCCCCGTAAGCGCTCACATTTCGGTGAACGCAGGCGATGCAATTGAATCAGGACAAATCCTTGTTAAGATTCCGCGCACTACAGGAAAGTCGGGCGACATTACCGGTGGTCTGCCGCGCGTAACAGAATTGTTTGAGGCGCGTAACCCCAGCAGCCCTGCTGTTGTTGCTGAGATTGACGGAATTGTAACCTTCGGAAAGATAAAACGCGGTAACCGCGAAGTGCAGGTGGAAGCAAAAACAGGGGAAATCAAAAAGTATCTTGTTCAGCTTTCAAAGCATATTCTTGTTCAGGAAAATGATTTCGTGAAAGCAGGCGAGCAACTGACAGACGGTTCCACTGCTCCGGCTGATATTCTCGCCATTAAAGGACCTACTGCCGTTCAGGAATATCTGGTGAACGAAGTTCAGGAAGTTTACCGCCTTCAGGGTGTAAAAATAAATGACAAGCACTTTGAAGTAATTGTAAGGCAGATGATGCGCAAAGTAGAAATTGATGATGCAGGTGATACCATCTTCCTTCCAAAGCAATTTGCAAACCGAGCCGACTTCATGGATGAAAACGATCGTTTGTTCGGAGCAAAAATAATTACCGAAGGAGGCGATTCACAAACCATGAAAGCAGGAATGATAGTTTCAGCACGCAATTTACGCGATGAAATTTCAGCGCTCAAACGCAAGGATGCGAAAGTGGTGGAAGCGCGTGACTGCGTGTTGGCAACTGCACGCCCGATACTGCAAGGTATCACGCGCGCATCGCTGCAGACAAACAGTTTCATTTCTGCGGCATCGTTTCAGGAAACAACAAAAGTTCTTTCCGAAGCAACCATTGCAGGAAGAATGGACGACCTCTCCGGTTTGAAAGAGAACGTCATTGTCGGGCATTTGATTCCGGCAGGAACCGGATTGCGCGAATACGAAAAGATAATTGTTGGCTCCAAAGAAGAATTCGACCGGCTGATGGCATCGAAAACAGAAAACGCAGAAACAGAGAAACAGGAAGCATAA